Within the Streptomyces sp. NBC_00554 genome, the region TGGGCCTGCGCGTGCCCGGCCTGGTGACGATCGGCCTCGACCCGGTCCTGGGGCTCGGTGAACCTGACCAGGAGGTTCAGGGACTGCTGAAGTCGAGCGGCGGACTGAACCTCGGGATGGACTTCCTCTCCCGGGCGATCGGCTTCGACTCCCTGGCGCACCGGGTGAGCCCCGAGGAGGCCGGGCGGATCGTGTGGTTCGACGCCTTGGTCAACAACGTCGACCGCTCCTGGCGCAACCCCAACATGCTGGTGTGGCACGGCGACCTGTGGCTCATCGACCACGGCGCCACGATGATCTGGCACCACAACTGGCCCGGGGCCCAGGCCTCCGCCGCCAAGCCGTACGACGCCACCGACCACGCGCTCGCACCCTTCGGCCCGGACATCGTCTCCGCCGCCGCCGATCTGGCGCCGCTGGTCACGGAAGAGCTGCTCACCGAGGTGACCTCCGGGATTCCGGACGAGTGGCTCGACGGGGAGCCCGGTTTCGACACGACGGACGCTCTGCGGAGGG harbors:
- a CDS encoding HipA family kinase produces the protein MLREVIATRYITPLREGGSLPGLVEADDLGTYVMKFTGAGQGRKTLVAEVVCGELARRLGLRVPGLVTIGLDPVLGLGEPDQEVQGLLKSSGGLNLGMDFLSRAIGFDSLAHRVSPEEAGRIVWFDALVNNVDRSWRNPNMLVWHGDLWLIDHGATMIWHHNWPGAQASAAKPYDATDHALAPFGPDIVSAAADLAPLVTEELLTEVTSGIPDEWLDGEPGFDTTDALRRAYAEPLLARAAVIHERIKGIDSTAGIKGSK